The genomic region tccttgctctgttaaacataatttgggaaatatttaaaaaaaaaaaaattaaaaggggggcttataattctgacttcaactgtatatgttagcAGACGACCGAGCGTGACATGCATAAACAGCATAGCACTCTCGTTCATGGGtaccctacactctcagaaataaaggtacaaaacctgtcactggggtggtaccttttgtaACTTACAGGGGCACATATGTACTTTAAAGGTACAACTtaaacctaaaaagtacaaatgtgtacctcatagtactATCAAGaaacaaaagtgtaccctaaaggtataaaattgtacttttaaggtaccaatgtgCATGTTTAAGGTATAAAATTGTACTTTTAATGTATAAATGTGCACATTtaaggtacaaaattgtaccctttaaaaaggtaaaaacccccatgacaggttttgtaccttttttgtgtatactgtatactgacactgagaaaaaGAAAGTGTtgaataaagattttttatttttttttgtaaacaaaagtattctcgtagcttCATAATATTCTTGATTTatccactgaaggcatatggtcaGTTTTGAGCAtgacttttgggattttttggACTTTGAACTAGTCGTGACCATTGCTGTTTattgaggatgagagagctcttacTGTtcacttaaaatatcttaatttgtgttctgaagatgaatgaaggtctcaagggtttggaacgacatgagagtgagtaataaatcaaataattttcattgtttgggtgaactaatcctttaagccTAGATAAAAGTCTGTGTTAACAACAACTTCATTGTTGTTGTTCCAGTGGAACTTTGTTGGATCTTTATGTTTTTCTCAGAGTTGCCAATTAGATTTGGCATCTGGCCATAAAGAGTTAATGAGTTTAAACAGGAAAATGTAACAGTATTTGTGACGTACAGTGCTTCTCTTTTGTTCAGGAGAGACTGGCTGGTGAATGACAATCATGGCTCAGGTGCTTCATATGGACTCCAGTTTTCCTGGTAAGATCCAGAGTTTATCCACAAAAGCTATAAAAGTAAAGCCTTGATCTGGTCACAGCCTGAAGTTTATTCTTGTCTGATTCCAAGATTAGACTGAGATTTCCTGCCGTTTAAAGTTGTTTCCTCTGTCCTTAGGGAAGATTAACCCCCCAGTGCCCCCCTCCTTGCATGCAAAGGACCAAGAGGCTCCATATTCAGTAGAAACTCCTTACGGATACCGTCTGGACCTTGACTTTCTTAAGTATGTCAATGATATTGAGAAAGGCAACACTATTAAGAAGGTGCCAGTGCAGCGCCGGCCACGTTACGGCTCGCTTCCACGTGGCTATGGCTACACAGGCTCCTGGTGGACCTCCACCGAGTCCCTGTGCTCCAATGCCAGCATGGACAGCCGGCACTCGTCATACTCCTACTGCGCACCAGGCTTCCACACCTCGCAGAGACCCAACTTCAGTACAGCACGTGTAGAGAAAACCCTAATGGATGCTCGTCGGAAGCTAGAGGAAGAGAAAGATGGCCGCCGTTTCTCAAATTTGGGCAGCATGCACAGCAGTATGGCCGGCTCCAATACATCTCTTTCCAGTGCACACAGCTTCAATCGTGCCCAAGGAGGGGGCTCCTATACACCAATGAGCTCCGGCTTGTCCACACCCGTCTCCCCGACACCAGCTCACCTGCAGCATGTGCGGGAGCAGATGGCCGTTGCCCTCCGGAAGATCCGGGAGCTGGAGGAACAGGTGAAAACCATCCCTGTGCTGCAAGTCAAGATCTCTGTACTTCAAGAGGAGAAGAGGCAGCTCAGTGTGCAACTCAAGAGCCAGAAGTTCTTGGGACACACGCTGGGGTTTAATCGAAACCGTCCAAGAGGCGAACTCTACATTGACATACCCGAGGAGGAGGCAGGAAATGGGGCAGGAGCTGCAAACAAAGCCACAGGGAGTCTTTCACCCACCACTCCCGGCTCCCTCCAAGACTCAGGATGTGAAATAGAGGAGACTGTAATTGTAGCAGGGGCTCGTCCGGGTGCAAAGCGGGAGGTGCGAACTGTAGGTGTGGGGCCCGAAGCAGAAGAAAGGGGTTATCGTCAAGTGGGGGTAGGAGTGCAAGAGGAAGACTTGGGGCTGCTGCCTGAAGCCGAAGCCCTCAAAACCAAAGTGGGACTTTTAGAAGTTCAGCTGAGGAAAACCATGCAGGAGCTACAGAGCGCTCAGCAGCAAGTGGAAGCAGCACAGAAAGAGAGGCAGACAGTTTGCCCTCAGGTAGACCACGCAGTGAGAGCTACCAGTCTCGGCTGGCAGGAGCAGCAGGGTCAGGCTGGAGCGGGCCTGCATACTGTTGTCAGTTTTACTAAGCAGCCTCATCAGCAGAGGACTGTGGGCATCCAAGTCTACACGCTGGAGCAGCCCACAGTGGTGGGTGTGGGGACACTGCTAAGAGCCCAGGGCTGCACTTATCCTGCTCAACTGGAGGCGTCTCACAGAAGATATGGAGAGTCCCCAGCAGCGGAGGGTGTGTATGAAATGCCATAGTCTCTAGATCTTTATGTGGTTTTCTGTATGTAGACATATctacagtatgtttttttaagCTATGAACATACCTGCTAACACTGCCGTTTTTCTCTGGAGtttcccatatttcagacccatctcccgccaccctcccattatttctcccagaaaactcctgtaatttcacccaACCCCCACCTTAGGTACAGTTTGAACAGTCTGTTGCACCCCCGGGTAGCCGACTTTTGTGTAGTAGTATTCCATCACGGCGGCCCGCTCGAAACCCGATGCACAATACACTTACCCGGGTCTCAGCTGTTTTATTCAGACATCTACCAACTTATTTTTTGGAAACTGTAGATGTCAATCTTATGTGTCTGAAAAAAGATACTAATAAACAATGACAAAGAAGGactatttatataatacattgaATTTTGCTGTGTCTGTTTACATGATCAAAATCAAGTGTGGCCttactacttttattattatttttggtcatTTGTTGAGACCATTTTCACATTATTTAGAGTGGTATtccgctttttggtacctttttatATCACAGAAAGAGGTCATACCAACATGAGGATGAGAGAATTTACTATTTTGTAAATGGTGCTAATTTAGACCGTTTTTGTTTTGATCTCAGAATTGCCACGTGAGTTTCCCATTGCAATAAGCTCTAAGCAGGTGCGTGAGGTCTTGAGAAGTGAGGTCTCCAAATCAGTGCCAGTGACCAACCAGGCAACTCCTATGGAAACAAAGTGCAACCAAGTGACTGTGGTCTGCCAACGGCTAAAAGAAGGAGAGATTAATCAGCAACCAGCAGAAGAAGCCATCCAAATTGATCCAGCCAACCCAGGTGTGATATGACTGATGATACCAACGAATCAGACATCTATATATTTCAGCTAGTGATTCTCACactgtgtttctgtatttgtctTGTCAAGCCTCCCCTCAGTCTAACCTGAGGTCAATCATGAAGAGGAAGGCTGACGGGGAACCTGGCTCTCCATACACCAAAAAGAACCTGCAGTTCATAGGAGTCAATGGAGGGTAAAtgcagaattcattcatttattcattcatttccttctaCTTAGTCTCTGCTTTATCAGatgtcgtcacagcggaatgaactgccaactattccagcatatgttttttgcagcggatgctcttccagccaaaacccaggactgggaaacacccatacactcccacagTCACATAccatagccaatttagtttattaaaatttttttttagaatgattGCCACTGCTTAAACATTTTGGTAAATGTTTATACTTTTTTGTTGCGGTGTAACAGGTCACAAATTTCACGGTTCGGATCGCATTGTGattcggaccatttttcggatcagccaaaaaggggaggagacaaatgtaatttgctttccattcatTACAAAAACAGAACTGCAAAACACTTTTGGTTTCACCAAACAGAACGTAGAactaagaaataatcagctgaaataaaataaattgtaaatattcagcactgtgaaaaattcactgttactaccactgttgctgataacgctacatgtaaaaaaattctaatcataatttgtacaattcatatttaatttttagtctcattttttaataaatgattcagttattcacttatAAAGTTTCAtagctagatgatcatttttgaagtGCAACTCACCATCATTTacaatttatgttgcgtgggtgttgagatcctgatcttttaatgattaatcatgcagctttacactgaatgcattaatgcaggctaaacaaatagtgacagaaaacacctttaataacctatgaagcccaccacatcctgaataacccaccacaacttcttctgtcatcattatattttacagcctaaatgctttcataaatgtgatttgaatgatgtgagAGGCTATCTCTCTgtaatcgttacaaatttaggattaatctaccagtaaaaaaaatgtattcatccgCCGGGcacgtgtgttccgaaccgtgggttgtgattcGTACGAATCACGAATCAGGCGTGATCCGTCACACCCCTACTTTGTAGGTTAGTGCTTTTTTACTATGCATTTTAAGAAATTTGCCAATTAAACTTAAATAGAAAATGCATGATAAGCTCCATTTACACAAGACCAGCAACTATTATTTTGCAGCACCTATTATTTCGCAGCACTTTTGTTTCCTTCAGGAACTACACATGTAGTTTAGACGATACATTTGGGAACCATTTAATAAGATCAGAATATTTTGTGGGAATATTTAGCAACAATCTGGTAAATAACAGCAGTAATGTGCCCTCAGGTACGAGTCAACATCCTCTGAAGAGAGTAGCTCTGAAAGTTCAGAAGATGAGAGCGATGCAAGCGAATACCACGAGGCTACGGAGAAACTACCGGAATCAGCGACACCACAGTCTCAGGTGGCCTCCTGCATCCCACAGCCCATCTCTGAGACACCAGCTGCCCAAACGCCTCAGCACAGCACTGCCCAGATACCAGCCAATCACACTGCAGCACTGCAGACCACCAGCCAATCACACGCCATAGATGCAACTACCCAGCAACAGGTCACCCAATCACCACCAGCAGAGGCTGATGTACAGCACTGTGTCAGCCAATCATCAGTGACTGTCACAGCTCCTCTAGAGGGTGATGTTCAATGTGTTTTCCAAGGGCGTAACTCTCAAAGCATTTCCACTTCTCTTGAACAAAACTCTGTCCAGTTGTCATCTGCGCCGCAGCAGTCCAAAGCCACTGATTCAAACGTTGAGACAGATCACGGTCAAACAGACGTGTCGGACTTCTCCGCTCAGCAATCGATCACTCAAACACAATCCACCAGTGCCAAACCTCAGCAAGATGCTAGCCAATCAAAAACTGCTGACCTCACACCCCAGAAAGGAGCAACACACTCTACTGATGGCTCAGCGAAACAGGACATAGCCATATCCTCCACCACTGAACCAGCTGCAGATACAGCAGCACCTGCTGATAATCAAGACGACAGGTGAGCTGACTCAAAGAAATGACACAAGCTATTGTGAGAATCGTTTGGTTACGTAAGGTGGACGCAAATGCTGAGTGTGTTTTCAATCTCTTTCCAGCCTGGAATTGAGTGTTGGTCTCATGTCGGCTCTGCACATCTTGCAGAAGGCACTCAGCGAACCAAATGCATTCAGCCATCAAGATGCGGTATGTTTATCATGTTTTTATGCTCAATTTCTATAATATTACTAGGGGTGTAATGATACACTCAGTTCACGATACAATGTGTATCACGATATAATGTTCACGATTTGATATGCATCACGATATTTGGAATACAAATTGAGAATGAGTCGCCACCAGTGGTGTAGTgtttagtgcgttgacacatgcactctgatGCTCActgcgacccaagttcgattcccgcctcgtggtcttATGCTgattctttccctctctctgctccccacacttttctgtcaatactctctactgtcctatcaattaaaggtgaaaaccccgaaaaattaattattaaaaaaaactgaaaatgaaactgaaatttaaataaaagatttatttcaaaaattACCAACTTAACAAATTTCAATGTATTTCTTTTGATTAAACTTCTTTCATTTAAACTGAACCTTCTTTAAGAATATAAATTAAATGGGCCTGTCtctggaaaataaaacaattttaaaactttttatatcATTGAAATGACGGAGACAAAATTAAGAGACAACTTAAAGAACTAaaggtgcaaaaataaaaataaaatatagcattcTATTAAGTGAAGTTAACAATAAGATCTTAACAGTAAGATCACCTCCTcactatcatcattaatattattacttctacttttgttaacattattagtattactgttctgacttgtcctcctgttatctcctcattatcattattataagtatttctaccattgtcattattcaggttgctgtcgttgttgtagtagtagtagtagtagtgattgtagtagtagttgtggttgttgaagtaatagttgtagtagtatcagaaatAATAGACGTCATTGGTGTAGTGGTATCAGAATTAATAGATgatgtagtagcagtagttgtcGTTGGTGTGGTATCGGAACTAGCAGATGTTgtagatgtagatgttgtagtagcagtcattgttgtagtagtatcactagtagtagatgttgtagtagtatcaatagtagtagtcattgtagtagtatcagttgtagtagaagTTGTAggagtattagtagtagtagtagtagtagtagtcgtcgttgTGGCTGttgtagcagcagcagtagtagttgtcacattagtaattttctgtagtagtagtagttgttgtagtacaGGGGTGCTCGACCCTGTGCCTGGAGATCgcccttcctgcaaagttcagctccaaccctgatcaaacacacctgaaccaattaattaggacctgaacagcacttgataattacaggcaggtgtgtttgatatgggttgcaactgaaatctgcagtaaggtcgatctccaggaacagggttggtcatgcctggtgtagtacttgtaattattattgttgttgttgtttatgctGTTGTCAGTCGTtgttactgttgtcctttctttcttttcattacTACTATCCTTacattactatcattgttgtcactccttaccactgattgatttttttttctctatctattttatttatatctatgctATTTGTTTCAGTTAATGACTGTTATACATGTTACcgttacatgcacacacacacacacacacacacacacacacacacacacacacacacacacacgcacacacacacacacacgcacacacacacacacacacacacacacgcacacacacacacacacacacacacacacacacacacacgcacacattgtgttttcatgtttttgttttgttttctttgtatgtgatcccattttgtgtactacttgcatattctaataaaaataagataaaaagtaAGAGCTTAAGGCTTTGCTTGGTCACTTGCAGggttttatttgcaaaaaaaaaaaatcaaaatatctacatttttagATAGTCAGCAGTACTTTCTAGAAGATAGTCCTGAACTCTGTGTTTCTGTCTGAGAGGTTTATATGGATGGGTGTCTTCGTGTTGGCTATAGATGTGGAATCTTTGTGTGTCATGCTCTGTACTATCATAGATTTTAAGGGCACGATGAGTGACGGTGGCCATCTTTTTATCAGACAGGACAGTCGTGGCCTTTTTCAGTGGTTTAAGCAAGTTAACTATTTCTTCGGCATCTGTGATGTTGGCGATATCAAGTTGACGTGCATTTTTGCATACCTCTGTGCACAAAAAAGTTGCCGTTATTGCAGCTTGTTGCTCGAGGTGGAGCTCCAGCATATCCATTGAGCTGTTTCATTGTGTAGTAACATCCATGATAAGCTTGTGTGATGCAATCTCAAGCATCTTTTGCTTTGTCGTGAGCACAGCTGTTGCACTGGCACTGCGATGAAAAAAGCCACGTTTTTTCTCACTCGACCAAACAATCGACTAACACGGGGAACATTGAAACCTGCTTGTGATGCGAGATTAAGTGTATGGGCAAAACACTTAATGTGAGGCGTCAATCCGGTTTCTCTTGCTACCCTTTCAAGTCCCAACTCATAAATAGTTGCTTTTAAAACTTCGGCTATGTATGACCCAGTATGCATGTCAAAAAGCAGACGAATCTTAAGCAATGACTGTAAAACCAAAATGTTGCCAGACGTCCGACTTATAAGAGGATGGGGCATCCTCTAATTCAACTCCACTCATCTTGGCCTGCTAACGTGACTGCTGTTAGTACAAGCAATCTGAACTCACACACAACAGCAGGTGGAACGCAGCTCACGTGCAAACAGCTCAGCCAATAAGAGAAAACGGACGtcatattgtaaaaaaatcatcATAACGCCATGAtgcatattgtgacatttttgcaTCACAATAAATCGTACCAAGATAAATCATTACACCCATAACCTTTACTTTTTAGTCTTAAACATTTACATAGAAATACGATACAGTAGGCTTAGGAAAAATGTTAAGCCTCACTGTTATTACACTCATTTGAATATAATTCCTGCTCAAATCTTTGCCATGTTTGAAACACTCCCATTTAAGACCTCTGTATACTTCAAGGTTATTATTGTTCCTCATTTGAGAGCAAAAAGTACATTGAAAATGCTGACTGACTGTATAGTGTTTTGAACACCCCATggtgcagtaggtggggttgtaaatgtgccATGCTACTCATGTGcacccctaaacacaacaatGATAATGGCAGTGAGAGAAGAATCATTTTGTAAACATCTGGCAACCAGCCTTTTTCAGCTTGTTGATGCGCACATACATAGAAAACCATGTGTAAAGATGTGTTGTGACATTGTGGTGCTTCTTGTCTGGAAATGTAGAAACGAAATCAACAAAGAATTTCGAAAATctggcagctcagtggttagcactgtcacagcagagcaagaaggtcactggtttgactCCCAGCTgagccacttggcatttctgtgagaagtttgcatgttctccctgtgttggcctggttttccttcgggtgctcagtttcccccacagttcaaagacatgcggggtgaattgaataaactaaatatatgtgtgcgcgcgtgtgtgtgtgtgtgtgtgtgtgtgtgcgtgcgtgtgtgtgtgtgtgtaaatgtgagagtgtatgggtgtttcccagtactgagttgcagctagaagggcattcgctgcataaaacatatgctgaaatagttgatggttcatttccgctgtggcgacctctgaaatagagactaagccgaaggacaatgaatgaatgaatttcgaAAATCGAAATAGGATTTCGTTCAAATGACATAATTTCAGCTTGTTCTTTGATTTAGTTTGAAGTATATTGGGAGCTTAATGTAGCAGGCAGTTACAATATGTAATCATATACATATTAGTATAGAAGATCTTAAAGATTTGAGGTTAGCCACTTTGCAAATGAAGGCCAGGTTTCGCATAGCTGGGATAAGGCCATAGTTCAAGTAGGACATCTGAGTCATTTCTATAATTGtgcctttgaaaaaaaaacaccactgTTGTCCAtcttcaaacaaaacaaacatgtacACCTCACTTAAACCTGTAAAATGAGGGATAATGTTTTAACCTCAATAAACACCTGCAACCAGTAACAACACCAACCTGCCCTCTGTTACATCTGGTCACTTCCCCATAGAGAAATGAGTctgaagtcctaaaacaatctcAGAAAAGAGCTTGACTTAAAAGCTTCCGGAAAGATGGCAGAGTAAGAAGTCGCAAGTTGCTGCTCTGAATATTGCTTTCTATCATTTCAATCAGTTTGTCTATACGCATTAAGCACAtctgatattttacacaaaaccAATAATTCATTGTGAAAGCATGCTTATAACCTAATATGCAGAGAgttaatacaaaaaaagaaaagagcgtGCATCTTCATTGCAGAATAAGATCAACAGTACTTTAGACTATTCCAGCTGCAACACTGTGGTAGCAAAATGTGCATGGGTCAGTGGTGTGCATTATTTATTGTCTACTATGACATCATAATGATATCTTTGCAATGTGTGAGCTGAAATTATAAAGTATGTCAATCACTAACGAAAAACCGATGGTAGTGAAGACTTACTTTACTTCTCTTGCTGCCCTTCAACTGAAAATTACAACCAAGAGCCACACAATGTGGAATCgtgtcagggtttttttttcagaGTTGCATTGTGGTAAAAAT from Danio aesculapii chromosome 3, fDanAes4.1, whole genome shotgun sequence harbors:
- the LOC130221518 gene encoding KN motif and ankyrin repeat domain-containing protein 2, encoding MTIMAQVLHMDSSFPGKINPPVPPSLHAKDQEAPYSVETPYGYRLDLDFLKYVNDIEKGNTIKKVPVQRRPRYGSLPRGYGYTGSWWTSTESLCSNASMDSRHSSYSYCAPGFHTSQRPNFSTARVEKTLMDARRKLEEEKDGRRFSNLGSMHSSMAGSNTSLSSAHSFNRAQGGGSYTPMSSGLSTPVSPTPAHLQHVREQMAVALRKIRELEEQVKTIPVLQVKISVLQEEKRQLSVQLKSQKFLGHTLGFNRNRPRGELYIDIPEEEAGNGAGAANKATGSLSPTTPGSLQDSGCEIEETVIVAGARPGAKREVRTVGVGPEAEERGYRQVGVGVQEEDLGLLPEAEALKTKVGLLEVQLRKTMQELQSAQQQVEAAQKERQTVCPQVDHAVRATSLGWQEQQGQAGAGLHTVVSFTKQPHQQRTVGIQVYTLEQPTVVGVGTLLRAQGCTYPAQLEASHRRYGESPAAEELPREFPIAISSKQVREVLRSEVSKSVPVTNQATPMETKCNQVTVVCQRLKEGEINQQPAEEAIQIDPANPASPQSNLRSIMKRKADGEPGSPYTKKNLQFIGVNGGYESTSSEESSSESSEDESDASEYHEATEKLPESATPQSQVASCIPQPISETPAAQTPQHSTAQIPANHTAALQTTSQSHAIDATTQQQVTQSPPAEADVQHCVSQSSVTVTAPLEGDVQCVFQGRNSQSISTSLEQNSVQLSSAPQQSKATDSNVETDHGQTDVSDFSAQQSITQTQSTSAKPQQDASQSKTADLTPQKGATHSTDGSAKQDIAISSTTEPAADTAAPADNQDDSLELSVGLMSALHILQKALSEPNAFSHQDARTAYTSVLQEWLRVSCHKAADTAVVKAYMDAFASISPQLLEFVINMADGNGNTALHYTVSHSNFPVVKLLLDTGLCNADKQNKAGYTAIMLTALAAFSSDSDLQTVLQLLRTGDVNAKASQAGQTALMLAVSHGRGDMVKALLACGAQVNLRDDDGSTALMCACEHGHVDIVRQLLSVPGCDATLTDNDGSTALSIALEASQNDIAVLLYAHLNFAKPPSPVSPKSPILGSSPPSSELK